The following DNA comes from Babylonia areolata isolate BAREFJ2019XMU chromosome 31, ASM4173473v1, whole genome shotgun sequence.
TTGGGAGTCTTAGGCTTCTTGGgcttggctgccttcttggctGGAGATTTGGCTGCCTTCTTGGGTTTGGCCGCTTTCTTGGCTGGAGACTTGGGCTTCTTGGCAGCAGCCTTCTTGGCCGGAGACTTGGCCTTCTTGGCAGCAGGTTTCTTGGCCTTGGCAGCGGGCTTCTTGGCAGCGGCCTTCTTGGGAGACTTGGGCTTCTTAGCTTTCTTGGGCTTGGCAGCAGCCACCTTTTTCTCTCCCAGACGGAAAGAGCCAGAAGCTCCAGTGCCCTTGGCCTGCTTCAGGGTGCCGGCCTTCACTCCAGCCCTCAGGGCCAGTTTCAGATGAGCGTTGATCTTGGTGGCTTCAACGCCCACCTTGTAGTTGGCCATGATGTACTTGAGGATGGCCTGGCGGGAGGAACCACCGCGCTCCTTCAGGGAGGTGATGGCGGCGGCGATCATGACGTTGTACTTGGGGTGCTCTGCAGGCTTGGCTGGTTTCCTGGGCTTGGCAGCCTTCTTGGCAGGAGCAGGGGCTGGTGCGGCGTCAGACATGATGTAAAGCGTTGTAGCTGGACGGCGGAGAGATCTGCTTGCTAGCTGAACAAAACTGCGAATGAAAACCGCGGTGGCCGAACGCCCTTTATACAGCGCGAGCGAACTGCAAAGCCAGCACCGCGCAGCCGCGAGCAAACTGGCCCTCGCGAGGCCTCGATTTGGCAaaattgtgtttgttggtgtttgtttcagGGCTTTTATTTCACCGAAAACAGTAAGAACACCTACACATAGCATATCACCAGAATCGTCGATAAATTGTCTTTCCTTTCATGTATATATCAGGACTGTGTTTACTCTTGGTGAAAATAAATCTTAAAATAAAGCTCTTGTTTGTGACCAACAGAAACGAGTTCGTGACACAAAATCGTTCATTTTACTCATAATTTCAGTACTGTCaaagtaaatatgtcaaaaaCAAATTTTTAGAGCACTAATCTAGCCACTCATGTAATATGTCTGTTTCCAGTCGGCACTGAGAGCGAGTATAAAGCTGTTTTCTGAgcaccacaaaacacaaaatcGAACCCGCCTGCCATTTTCCCCATTCTCTTTACGCTTACTGAAATTTCCGACCGCTCGTTTTCGTCCATTTGCGTATAAAATCTAACGATCGTACCGTAGTTAAATAGCTTTTCGACTATACAAACAGGTTATCTTGTTGATTTTAACAAACTAACAGAATTTAATGCCTGTTTATGACTGTTTTTGTCCTCTTGCCAAGTCATTTTTGTTCCGTTGGTAATGGCGTCGTTAACAAGGCTTCAGCCCGTCGATGATTTATTCTGAATACACAGCTTTGATCGAACTAATGTGTGTACACCAATGAATAAAATATGTTTATAATTTTATAATATTCGTATTTTAATGCGTTTGATTGCACTTTTTTATGAGAATATAAAAGTACGTTCGTCTGTCGTGACAACGGACTAAATGGCGATGTTCCACGTTCCTGTGTTGCCGCTCACTTTATTTCTTACCAAATCGGAAATAAACAGATTTGATTTGTCTTCGAAATGAAATCATATATTCACGCACACTCTTATGTGCATGTGGTAGCAACGTTTGGTTCTTAGGGTGTTGTATTCGAGGTGTAAATGATGATTTTTCTGACTCCAAATTCAAATGGAAATGGCGGGTCGTTCAAACAGCACACTCGACCAGGGAGAGTTTGAACACTTTTGTTGTCCGTGCGTGCTGTGTTTGGGGATATTGTGATGGTTGTAAGCTCTCAAAGTTTGTTTTGTGTCTTATTATGTGTGAAAAACCTATATAAAGGATGTAACTCTGATAGAAACAGACAAGAAATTGTGGTGGGAACACGTGCAGATAACATGAAATATGGCGGTCGTTCGGAAAAGTGATCGTcaggttgtgtgtgcgtgtgtgtgtgtgtgcttgtgtgtcagtgtgtgtgtcagtgtgtgtgtgtgtgtgtgtgtcagtgtttgcgtGTGCCCGCCGGCACCATCAACTTCAATAGAACTATCAGTTGAGCCGAGTCAGTCACGGTGGCCGTCGAGTCACACTTTGTTTGTCTTAGAAATTAAATCTTGCATTCAAACATTATTCAGATTCCATAAGATATCAATGTTTAGTTCTAAGTGTGTTGTGTTCAACCTGTATTTTAGCTAATTTCATTGCTCGAATTTCAAATGAAAATGGCGGGCTGCTCGGACAACACGCACAGCCAGAAAAGTTTTGAACTAAAATTGTTGTTGAATGGTggcgtgttttgcttttttgatgAAGCCTAGAGTTAAAAGACTGATCACTATTTGTGTTGTGTATCATAAGTCCTGTCATTATGTCGGAAATTCGTACACAAAGGCTCGGTGCAGTTTCTGGGGAAGTAGAAATGAATTGAAACACATGGTGTGGTGGGATGGCAGTATGGCAGACATGCAGTGATATAGATACGGACCCATAAATGCAGCTTCGAGCTGTGATATATATTTTATAAAAAGGGTTATCCGTTATCACTGTCTACGGAATTGTTAATTCTCACGTTCCTCAGTTCTGGACAGAACTTGAAAATACCGGTCCAGATTGTGGCAGTGGGTCGACTCGACTTgagggggtatgtatgtatgcgtcagTTGTACCAAATATAAAAAGCCTGCGGAAATAAGTAAGGGTCGTTCTTTGTTTGTACTGTTTGGTActgatgaaaaaaacccaaaaaaaacatggagaacattttgaaataagtCAGGATAACCAATGATCATGACAATCGTATCCCTTCTTCAGTCCACGATTTACAAATGTcgactaaacaaaacaaaacttgataTAACGTACTACTGATTTTTCAGTCCACAGAGATCGATCCGCGGTGGTTGAGATGTAACAAAATGATAGGATACTCGGAAACTGACTGATCAGTTGAAGCTGAGTCACTGCGTCAGTACAGCTCAGTCAGTGCTGGTAGTCACGTTCACTAGTGGTCAGTTCTTGCGCGGCCACTTGCACGGCAACTGGTATTCAGGTTGCAACCACTGTGCACTGACCGCCTAGAACAACTGAATCATGCAATTGAGCACTATGAATTTCAGTGACTGATGCAAGCTTTTTAGTCGGCTTTCGTTGTAGTCAGAAACATtgacaatgtcagtgaaacaaAACAGAGCTGAACGGGACTGAAATGTTACAGCACTggagcacacactgacacacacacacacacacacacacacacacacacacacacacactgacactcacacacacacacacacacacacacactgacacacacacatgtacacggctcacacccacgcacgcacactactGCTCACTACTCACTACACACGGCACATACacaccgtgtacacacacacacacacacacccacacaaggcgcgcgcgcacacatacacacacacacacaaggcgcgcgcgcgcgcgcacacacacacacacacacacacacacacacacacacacacaagaaggtaacagtatcagtatcagtagctcaaggaggcgtcactacgttcggacaaatccatatacgctacaccacatctgccaagcagatgcctgaccagcagcgtaacccaacgcgcttagtcaggccttgagaaaaaaaaaggtgaataaataatagataaacttacacaaataaataaataaataaataataatcattaaaaaaaaagaaaaaaggtagtagtagtaataataataataataaataacaataataaataaataaataaataagataacaatgatgataaataagcaaatagatgtaaaacatgaagacaaacattcacatatacacccacacatgcataacagatatgcaccaaacatgcagtttcactacGACATGTAACAGTAAAgagagaactgtatgatcaatggtttccccgtTACAATGGGGAGTCCTTAACAGCTTGGTCTTcagttttgtgaaggactattactCTCTAACTTGGAGGCTAGACAGTCGACTGCACTGGCTCAAACTCAGcacgtgctgcagccttgggggctagttggccttttgggtaccatcccgacgggcgcaatagccgagtggttaaagcgttggactgtcaatctgagggtcccgggttcgaatcacggtgacggcgcctggtgggtaaaagggtggagatttttacgatctcccaggtcaactagtgcctgaacccccttcgtgtgtatatgcaagcagaagatcaaatacgcacgttaaagatcctgtaatccatgtcagcgttcggtgggttatggaaacaagaacatacccagcatgcacgcccccgaaaacggagtatggctgcctaaatggcggggtaaaaacggtcatacacgtaaaaggccactcgtgtgcatacgagtgaacgcagaagaagaagaagggtaccATCCcgactaaaaccctcttggcccagagagttgggatgtaacttgggcctgagagacactctccgctataatccaattctagcccagatagttgggacagcatttgcctccactgctgttctgatggtcattgtcggtcATGACTGACTTGCCCACAGAGACCGTGATAAGAGGGATAACTCTTACAGTTAACTCAGAAATTAAGAACACCGGCATTACGTACCCTTATGTTGTTCACAGTTCATGGGCAACGAGGTGACTTGTCggactgtgtcgtgttgtgttgtgttttgtgttgtggtgtgtggtatgccgtgtcatgtcgtgtcgagttttgttatgtcgtgttgtggtgtggtgtgaggtatgttgtgttgtgtcgtgtcgtgatgtgttgtacaCATGCACTGATTCAGTGTGTTGAATTttgttgaggtgtgttgtgtctTGGTAAGTCGTGTCCTGTTGTATCGCATTGctttgtgtattgcattgcattacattgcttTGCATCGCAATGCATTGCACTCTGACAATTATTGTATTGTCAGAAcaaatttccctgtgtgaaattcgaactgTTTTACGGAGGAGAGCACCGCATCACCACTGACATACAGTGTAGAGACCACATCCCCTCTGTCCACAGGTGAACTGTCCCACATACctcacggccacacacacacacacacaggcgtcgGTTACACTGATACACCGTGGCTGCACATGTGCTCTCTTGCATCAGTCCGTGCACAAGACACCCATACAGGCATACAtactgtacacaaacacaaacgctcaCAGCACAGATACGCACTGCTTACAGACCCTGGCTCGGACACACGCGTTATCAGTTTATGGGAGAAACAAAACCTCTGCCACCCCCagaataaccaccaccatcacttgccttgcagaaaaaaaagagaaaaaaacaaacaaaaaaaacagaacggGAAGGTTAAGCCTTCTGTGCAACTGGAAGagacttccctcccctcccctccccctcccgccaccccctttAGAAAGCTGATCGAGCTTtgcgccccaccccccaaaacaaaaaaaaaaaaatcatgaacgcACTGTCCGAGAGCATACTGAGCTGAGCAGTCTTgctgaggaaggaaaaaaaaaaacgtaagtgAATTTTATTCTAGAAGGAACTACCCTACCCTCTCATCTAAGATGCCAAGGAGTAAGGGTGCCAAAACGACCGATTCCCCGGGCGATGAGGGGGGCCCGGGGAATTGGGAGggcgcggggggttgggggggggggcacccacCCTAATCAGAAACAAAAAGGTCAATGATCAACTTTGTACAACGAGATGTCCAACCCACTTGGGAAGTTGAGGATGGCCCTTGAAAGAGCCTAGAGGGGATAGTAAGAACAGGTACACGTTTAAaaaccaatttaaaaaaaacaaaacaaacttgacaGCTCTTCATTACTTGGCCATCTTCCTGGTCTTCCGCTTGCCTGCCTTCTTGACGGCTGGAGCTTTGGCCACCTTTTTAGGTTTGGCCACCTTGGTCGGTGACTTCAGCTTCTTGGTAGTGTTGGCCTTCTTGGGAGTTTTGGGAGACTGTTTGGCCTTGTCAACGGACTTGGACTTGGATTTTTTGGTCTCGTCAGTGGACTTGGCATTGGTGGCGTCCTTGGCCTCCTTGGATGGCTTGGCGGTGCCTGCCTTCTTTGGGTTCTTGGCTTTATcaatctccccttccttcctctctcccagaCGGAAGGAGCCACTGGCTCCAATGCCCTTGGGATGCTTCAGGGTGCCGCTCATCACTCCAGCCTTCAGCGCCCGGTTTAGATGAGTGTTAGTGGTGGGTCCTTCGACAACCTTGTAGTTGGCCAAGATGTACTTGAGGATGGCCTGGCGGGAAGAACCACCGCGTTCGTTCAAAGACTTCACAGCAGCAGTGATCATGACGTTGTAGCTGGGGTGCTCTGCACGCTTCCTGGGCTTGGTGACCTTCTCGACAGGAGCAGAAGCTGGTGAAGAGTCACGTGAAGAGTCAGACATAACGAAGAATTAAAATGGTTGCTTtacaaacaataaaataacaactTGCGGACACGACAACTTGTCTCCTAACCGTTCTAAAACGCGTATGAAAGGTAGCAAGCAGCTGGATCATCTATATACACGCCAAGCGAactgcaaagccagcgccgcgggAATGCAAGCAAACTGGCCCTCGCGAAGCCTCGATTGGGTAaaattgtgtttgttggtgtttgtttcagGGCGTTTATTTCACCGAAAACAATAAGAACACATAAGCATAGCATATCAACAGATTTGTCAATAATTGAAATTTCTTTTGGTATGTTCAGTGATGTTGTATCTACTCTTGGTGAAAAGAAATATTGAAATAAATCTCTTGTTTACGACCCACTGAAACGAGTTCGTTGCACAAAATCATTCACTTCACTCAGAAATTCAATGCTGTCATTGTAAATATGTTATAAATTAATTAAGGGGACTCTAGTCTATCCACCCATGTAAGTTTTTTGTTTCCAGTTGGTACCTGGAGCGAGTATAAAGCAGTTTTCTGAGCACTACAAAACACAAAATCGAACCCTTCTGCCAttttccccattctctctttaCGCTTACTAAATTTTCCGACCGCTTTTTTTCGTCTATTTACATTTGAAACCAATGCCATTCTATTGCATTTTAATAGTCTATTGACCAGGCATACAAAAAACATTGTTAATTTTACTAGTGCTGATGAATTTAAGGCCTATACATGACCGTTCATCTGGCTGGTTCTGTGGAAGACTTCACAAAATGGCGTTGACCTTGCAGTCTTCAACCTGTCGGTAATTTTGTTCCAAAAAATCAGCTTTGAGGAGACAAATGTGTGaatgtaaatgaatatataaaattaatAGTGTGATGGTGTTCTTATTTCGATATTTTTTGTGTGCAGTATTTCGTGTCAGAAACTAATTTATTGGGGGTCAATATCGGGGGAATGATTTCCAACCTCTCTCAGTTTCTGGTCATGTCATTATTTGTTGTCAAATAGAAATAAAGTACTCTTGATTAGTGTTAGAATTAgtgtataaaaacaaaaatcacacattcACAATCATCTAGCGTAcgtgtaatatatatatttggTTCTATATACATTGTATTACTCGTCTATTTTGACGAatgtcaagtttcaagtttcgaACAGAAATGGCGTTGTTCAAACAACACAAAGAGACGCAAGAGAGTGATCCGTTCGTTGTTGAATTacgagtgtgttgtgtttttaaaaTAGTGTATTGAGTTGAGAGGCGTGtcactgcgttgtgttgttttcgttgtgATATTTGTACTTCCAGGggtgtattttatttttt
Coding sequences within:
- the LOC143276182 gene encoding histone H1-delta-like produces the protein MSDAAPAPAPAKKAAKPRKPAKPAEHPKYNVMIAAAITSLKERGGSSRQAILKYIMANYKVGVEATKINAHLKLALRAGVKAGTLKQAKGTGASGSFRLGEKKVAAAKPKKAKKPKSPKKAAAKKPAAKAKKPAAKKAKSPAKKAAAKKPKSPAKKAAKPKKAAKSPAKKAAKPKKPKTPKKAAAKKPAKK